CCGTGCCCGCGGGATCACCTGCACGCCGAACGAATCCATCAGCGCCTCGAAATGCGGGTTGTGCGCGGCGCGCGCCAGCTCGCGGTGGAACTGGAAGTCGCTGGCCACCGCGTCGCGGCCCTCCTCCACCGCCTGGCCAAAGGCATCGAGCGCGGCGCGCAGGGCCAGCAGCTGCTCGGGCGTGCGGCGCATCGCGGCCAGCGCCGCGGCCTCGCTCTCGACGCCGATGCGCAGCTCGAGCACGGCAATCACGTCCTGCAGCGTGCCGCGCTCGTGCGGCTGCACGCGGAAATCCCAGCCCTCGGCGGCCTCGGCCACGAAGGTGCCCACGCCGTGCCGCGTGACCACCCGGCCGGCCGCCTGCAGCTTGCTGATGGCCTCGCGCACCACGGTGCGGCTGACGCCGAACTCGGCCACCAGGGCCGATTCGGTGGGCAGGCGCTCACCCACCGCCCAGGCGCCGTCGCGGATGCGCTGGCCCAGTTGCTCCACCAGATGCTGGGCCAGGTTGCGGGGACGGGCAATGCCGAGGGGGCGGTTCATGGATGGCGCAGGCTGCAAGGCGGGGTGTGGCGACGGCTGCGGCGATTGTCGGCCAACTCGCCGGCGGCCAGAGATCAGACATCGGACACCCAGGTGCAATCCGGATGGGCATCCGCGGTGCGATGCGGCACAATGAAACGACGTTTTAAAACAAATCTCCGCTGCGCTGCGACTGGCCAGCCACCGCCCCCACCCATGCGCCCACCTGCCCCCGCCCGCCGCATTGCCCTGTTTGGCGAATGCATGCTCGAGCTCACCGGGCAGGCCTTTGGCAGCCTGCGCCAGGGTTTTGGCGGCGACACGCTGAACACCGCGCTGTACCTGGCGCGCTGCGCGCCGCAGTGCAGCGTGCAGTACGCCACCGCGCTGGGCGACGACCCGCTGAGCGACGGCCTGGCCGCCCGCTGGGCGGCTGAGGGCCTGGGCCTCGACCTGCTGCGCCGGCTGCCGGGCCGGCTGCCGGGGCTGTACATGATCGAGGTGGATGCCGGCGGCGAGCGCCGCTTCCACTACTGGCGCGACCAGGCCGCCGCGCGCAGCTACTTCGACACCCCGCCCGGCGCCACGCCGCTGGAGGCCGAGCCCCTGCCCTGCGACCTGCTCTACCTCAGCGGCATCAGCCTGGCCATCCTGCCGCCGGCCGGCCGCAGCCGGCTGTATGCGCTGATGGAGCGGCTGCGTGCCGCTGGCGGCCAGGTGGTGTTCGACAACAACCACCGCCCGCGCCTGTGGCCCGACCCGGCCGAGGCCCGCGCCGCCTACGAGGCCGCCTTTGCCCGCGCCGACACGGTGCTGCTGACGCTGGACGACCACCAGGCCTGGCTGGGCCGCGGCCAGGTGCTGGGCGCGGGCGACGGACAGCCGGTGGCGGCCGAGGCCGCGCTGGCCCATGCCGCCGCACTGGCCGCGCCCGAGCTGGTGGTCAAGCGCGGCGGCGAGGCCACGCTGTGCCGCCTGGGTGCCGGCCAGCCCTGGCACAGCGTGCCCACCGAAGCCGTGGCCCAGGTGATCGACACCACCGCCGCCGGCGACTCGTTTGCCGCCGGCTACCTGGCCCGCCGCCTGGCCGGCGCCGCGGTGGCCGAAGCCGCGGCCTTTGGCAACCGCCTGGCCGCGCGCGTGATCCAGCACCCCGGTGCGGTGATCCCGCGCGAGGCCATGGCCGATCTGCTGGGTGAACGCTGATCCCGCCCCTGCCCCCCAACCGCCAAACCATGCCCGCGCACGCCGTCACACGCCCCCGCTTCACGCCCCGCCGCCGCACGCTGCTGGGCCAGGCTGGCCTGGCCACGCTGGCCGGCCTGGCCTGGCCCGCGCTGGCCGTGGCCCAGGCCCAGGCTGGCCAAACCCTGGCCCTGCCTGACCGGAACTTGGCGCTGCCTGACCAGAACTTGGCCTTGCCAGATGACGCCTTCACGCTGCCGCACCTCGGCTGGGCCGGCACGCGCGGCGGCCTGGGCGGGCGGCTGCTGCGTGTCACCACGCTGGCCGCCGCCGGCCCCGGCTCGCTGCGCGCCGCGCTCGAGGCCGAGGGCCCGCGCATCGTGGTCTTCGAGGTCGGCGGCGTGATCGACATGGCCGGTGCGCCGCTGGCCATCCGGCACCCGTTCATCACCGTGGCCGGCCACACCGCGCCCAGCCCGGGCATCAGCATCGTCAAGAGCGAGTTCACGGTGCACACGCACAACGTGCTGATCCAGCACCTGCGGCTGCGGCCGGGCGAGTTCGGCCGGCCCAAGAAGGGCGGCGGCGACCAGGACGGCATCTCCACGCTGGCCGGCGCGCACGACGTGGTGGTGGACCACTGCAGCTTCAGCTGGGCCACCGACGAGAACCTCTCGGCCTCGGGCCCGCGCTTCGAGGGCGCCACGCCCGACGACTGGCGTCGCGCCACCTCGCACCGCATCACCTACGCGCACAACCTGATCGCGCAAAGCCTCAGCCACTCGGTGCACGAGAAGGGCGAGCACAGCAAGGGCTCGCTGATCCACGACAACACCAGCGCCGTGCTGCTGTGGCGCAACGCCTACCTCAGCAACCGCGAGCGCAACGCGCTGTTCAAGGGCGGCGCGCGCGGCGCCATGGTCAACAACTGGATCGTCAACCCCGGCCGCCGTGCGGTGCACTACAACCTGCTGGCCAATGAATGGCAGGGCCAGCCGCCGCAACTCGGCCGCATCAGCCTGGTGGGCAACCTGTACCGCGCCGGCCCCGACACCGAGCCCGGCACCGCGCTGTTCACGCTGCGCGGCGTGGGCGATGTGGCGCTGCACCTGGCCGACAACCAGGCCTGGGATCGCCACGGCGCCGCGCTGCCGCTGCTGGCCGATCAGAGCGAGGGCCGCGCCCGCGTGCTGCCGCTGGCCCAGGCCGAGCTGCCCGAGGGCCTGCCGCTGTGGCCCTGCACCGGCCTGGCCGAGCGCCTGCCGCGGCTGCTGGGCGCCCGGCCCTGGGACCGCGACGCCATCGACGCCGGCTTCATCGAGCAACTGCTGCGCGGCGAGGGCCGCATCCTCGACAGCGAGGCCGAGCATCCGCTGGGCTACCCGCGCCACACGCCCAGCCGCCGCGTTTTTGCCGAGGCCGACTGGCGGCTCGACACCGCCACGCCGATGCCGCGCGCCGGCTGGGCCGCCCTGCCCGGGCTGACCCGGCCGGCCTGATCCCGCCGCCCCGCCACCCCGCCGACCCCAGCCCCCCCAACCCCCTGGCGCATGCCGCGCCTGCCCTGCCCCAACCCGCCAAAGGACACCCCATGAAGATTGCCCTGATCATCGAGAACAGCCAGGCCGCCAAGTCCGAGATCGTGCACGGCGCGCTCAAGAGCGTGGTCGAGCCGCTGGGCCACAGCGTGCACCACTACGGCATGTACGCGCCCGAAGACAAGGCCTCGCTCACCTATGTGATGAACGGCCTGCTGGCCGGCATCGTGCTCAACAGCGGCGCGGCCGATTTCGTGGTCACCGGCTGCGGCACCGGCATGGGCTCGATGCTGGCCTGCAACAGCATGCCCGGCGTGTTCTGCGGCCTGGTGATCGACCCCACCGACGCCTTCCTGTTCGGCCAGATCAACGACGGCAACTGCCTGTCGATGCCCTATGCCAAGGGCTTTGGCTGGGCCGCCGAGCTGAACCTGCAGGACTGCTACCGCAAGCTGTTCGAGGTGGAGCGCGGCGTGGGCTACCCGAAGGAGCGCGCGGCCATCATGGCCAAGAACCGCGGCATCCTGAAGGGCCTGAAGGCCG
The genomic region above belongs to Aquabacterium sp. OR-4 and contains:
- a CDS encoding sugar kinase gives rise to the protein MRPPAPARRIALFGECMLELTGQAFGSLRQGFGGDTLNTALYLARCAPQCSVQYATALGDDPLSDGLAARWAAEGLGLDLLRRLPGRLPGLYMIEVDAGGERRFHYWRDQAAARSYFDTPPGATPLEAEPLPCDLLYLSGISLAILPPAGRSRLYALMERLRAAGGQVVFDNNHRPRLWPDPAEARAAYEAAFARADTVLLTLDDHQAWLGRGQVLGAGDGQPVAAEAALAHAAALAAPELVVKRGGEATLCRLGAGQPWHSVPTEAVAQVIDTTAAGDSFAAGYLARRLAGAAVAEAAAFGNRLAARVIQHPGAVIPREAMADLLGER
- a CDS encoding FadR/GntR family transcriptional regulator → MNRPLGIARPRNLAQHLVEQLGQRIRDGAWAVGERLPTESALVAEFGVSRTVVREAISKLQAAGRVVTRHGVGTFVAEAAEGWDFRVQPHERGTLQDVIAVLELRIGVESEAAALAAMRRTPEQLLALRAALDAFGQAVEEGRDAVASDFQFHRELARAAHNPHFEALMDSFGVQVIPRARLTPHLSDSAHQAYLRRVNTEHESILDAVAAQDPDGARAAMRTHLVNSRERRRRAADEAASAPGTGAALAAAQAATGTLDAGLPTRPAAGPGAALPAR
- a CDS encoding RpiB/LacA/LacB family sugar-phosphate isomerase, which produces MKIALIIENSQAAKSEIVHGALKSVVEPLGHSVHHYGMYAPEDKASLTYVMNGLLAGIVLNSGAADFVVTGCGTGMGSMLACNSMPGVFCGLVIDPTDAFLFGQINDGNCLSMPYAKGFGWAAELNLQDCYRKLFEVERGVGYPKERAAIMAKNRGILKGLKAAASKPMLEVLKGVDADLLKATIAGEKFQELFFANCQDEAIAAHLRGVLAA